A section of the Methanothermobacter sp. genome encodes:
- a CDS encoding P-II family nitrogen regulator, which translates to MKEIIAIIRPKSMKKTRDVLESLGFPSFNATRVLGRGKQRAIIDEVSIPTPPEGIDEKRGTMRYIPKRMIQITVEDPDVQLVVEAIMKVNHTGKIGDGKIFVCPVDDAMRIRTGDRGTEAL; encoded by the coding sequence ATGAAGGAAATAATCGCCATAATAAGACCAAAAAGCATGAAGAAGACCAGGGATGTTCTTGAATCCCTGGGATTCCCCTCATTCAACGCCACCAGAGTTCTCGGAAGGGGCAAGCAGAGGGCAATAATTGATGAGGTCAGCATTCCCACACCCCCAGAGGGGATTGATGAGAAGAGGGGAACAATGAGATACATTCCCAAGAGGATGATCCAGATAACCGTGGAGGATCCTGACGTCCAGCTGGTTGTGGAGGCCATAATGAAGGTCAACCACACAGGAAAAATTGGGGACGGAAAGATCTTTGTATGCCCGGTTGACGATGCAATGAGGATAAGGACTGGTGATAGAGGGACTGAAGCGCTTTAA
- a CDS encoding P-II family nitrogen regulator has translation MKMIRAIIRPEKSEEVADALDDAGFPALTKMEVIGRGKQKGIRFDEIYYDEIPKTMLLIVVDDADAEKVVSVISESGYTGKIGDGKIFISPVENAYTVRTREEGL, from the coding sequence ATGAAGATGATAAGGGCAATAATAAGACCTGAAAAGTCCGAAGAGGTGGCTGATGCTCTGGATGATGCAGGGTTCCCGGCCCTCACAAAGATGGAGGTTATAGGGAGGGGTAAGCAGAAGGGCATTCGCTTTGATGAAATTTACTATGATGAGATACCCAAGACCATGCTGCTCATCGTTGTGGACGATGCTGATGCAGAGAAGGTGGTCTCGGTTATCAGTGAAAGCGGATACACAGGAAAAATTGGGGATGGTAAAATATTCATAAGCCCAGTGGAAAACGCCTACACCGTCAGAACAAGAGAGGAAGGCCTTTAG
- a CDS encoding nitrogenase subunit alpha produces the protein MPFELFDVDAEIPDRKKHIYVKKEADPQEDIPACNTTTIPGCMTERGCAFAGAKGVITGAIKDALHVIHSPVGCTAYGYGTKRYPTSQKMPDGSMFPIENFNLKYITGTDLSESDVVFGGMDKLKRCILEAVREFPEVNAVYTYATCTTGLIGDDIDAISREVSEEIGKDVVAINAPGFAGPTQSKGHQVANYTLFEDLVGTAEPPRTTEYDVNLIGEYNIDGDLWVLKKYFEEMGINVLSTFTGDCCHDEIKWMHRAKLSLVRCQRSANYIAKLLEERYGVPYMKVDFFGMEYCRKNLMAIGEYFGIPEKAERVIEDRMEKIGPEIQYLRDKLRGKRVWVFSGGPKNWHLPRPLEDELGMEVVAVSTMFEHEDGYEKIKKRVREGTVIVDDPNSLELEEIIEKYRPDIILSGIKEKYLAHKLGVPCILIHSYENGPYIGFEGFLNLARDMYAAIYNPVWDLLEFEEDVN, from the coding sequence ATGCCATTTGAACTGTTTGATGTCGATGCTGAAATACCAGATAGAAAAAAGCACATCTATGTAAAGAAGGAGGCGGATCCCCAGGAGGACATACCAGCATGTAACACGACAACGATCCCCGGCTGTATGACAGAAAGGGGATGCGCATTTGCAGGTGCAAAGGGTGTGATAACAGGGGCAATAAAGGATGCGCTTCACGTTATCCATTCACCTGTTGGATGCACAGCATATGGCTACGGTACAAAGAGATACCCCACATCACAGAAAATGCCTGATGGAAGCATGTTCCCAATAGAAAACTTCAACCTCAAATACATAACCGGAACGGATCTGAGTGAGTCTGATGTGGTGTTTGGTGGTATGGACAAACTCAAAAGGTGCATCCTGGAGGCGGTCAGGGAATTTCCAGAGGTAAATGCGGTTTACACCTACGCCACATGCACAACAGGTCTCATAGGGGACGATATTGATGCAATCTCAAGGGAGGTCTCAGAGGAGATTGGTAAGGATGTTGTTGCAATAAACGCTCCGGGCTTTGCGGGTCCAACACAGTCAAAGGGACATCAGGTTGCCAACTACACCCTCTTTGAGGACCTGGTGGGAACCGCAGAGCCCCCCAGAACCACGGAATATGACGTGAACCTCATAGGGGAGTACAATATCGATGGGGACCTCTGGGTTCTGAAAAAATACTTTGAGGAGATGGGGATAAACGTCCTGAGCACATTCACAGGCGACTGCTGTCACGACGAGATAAAGTGGATGCACAGGGCAAAGCTGAGTCTGGTCAGATGTCAGAGATCAGCAAACTACATTGCAAAGCTCCTTGAGGAGAGATATGGCGTCCCCTACATGAAGGTTGATTTCTTTGGAATGGAATACTGCAGAAAAAACCTCATGGCAATAGGGGAGTATTTCGGAATACCAGAGAAGGCAGAGAGGGTGATAGAGGACAGAATGGAAAAAATAGGTCCAGAGATTCAGTATCTCAGGGATAAACTCAGGGGTAAAAGGGTCTGGGTTTTCTCAGGAGGCCCGAAAAACTGGCATCTTCCCAGACCACTCGAGGACGAACTTGGAATGGAAGTGGTTGCAGTTTCAACAATGTTCGAACACGAAGACGGCTACGAGAAGATCAAGAAAAGGGTCCGGGAGGGCACAGTGATAGTGGACGACCCCAACTCACTGGAACTCGAGGAGATCATCGAGAAATACAGGCCAGACATCATTCTATCAGGAATAAAGGAAAAATACCTCGCCCATAAACTTGGAGTGCCCTGTATACTCATCCACTCATATGAAAACGGGCCATACATAGGCTTTGAGGGATTCCTTAATCTGGCGAGGGACATGTACGCGGCAATATACAATCCTGTATGGGATCTGCTTGAATTCGAGGAGGATGTTAACTGA
- a CDS encoding nitrogenase component 1, whose translation MEHRSTIMNPGTICQPLGAVMAFLGIRGSMPLIHGSQGCSTYMRFQLTRHFREPVNIASSSLSEATVVYGGEENLLRALKTVEEQYSPEVIGVISGCLSETIGDDIDRIVDKHRGRGESEIITVSSPGFRGSHVDGYEAAVKSILRSLVRGHAEPVDRINIINGIMSPADTSEIKNILEGIGVDFLMITDNSESLDEPFDGDPYFITRHGTSIHEIAGAGSSMATLNLGGYGGGEFLEKKYGVKNIELQIPAGLGGTDKFLGVLLDLFHSDISRSIRRERGRLMDAMIDSHQYTSGRRVAIFADPAYAVALTSLVLEMGMQPYVFTGSRSRYFHEKISQLQSKWGSRFLARSGVDIFGLRENLAGREIDVLIGNSHCARVARELGVPLMRIGFPVYDRVGSQRIRIAGYAGGIAFVDSLTNLILESHYDEGYEIEGDTCDKDSCCVG comes from the coding sequence GTGGAGCATAGAAGCACCATAATGAATCCTGGAACCATCTGTCAGCCCCTGGGTGCCGTCATGGCGTTTCTGGGCATCAGGGGCTCAATGCCACTCATACATGGTTCACAGGGCTGCAGCACATATATGAGGTTTCAGCTCACAAGACACTTCAGAGAACCTGTGAATATAGCCTCAAGTTCCCTGAGTGAAGCTACAGTTGTATATGGTGGAGAAGAAAACCTTTTAAGGGCCCTGAAGACGGTTGAAGAACAGTACAGCCCTGAAGTTATAGGTGTAATTTCAGGTTGCCTCTCAGAGACAATAGGAGATGACATTGATAGAATAGTGGATAAACACAGGGGAAGAGGAGAGTCTGAGATTATAACGGTTTCATCACCTGGCTTCAGAGGTTCACACGTGGATGGATATGAGGCCGCTGTTAAATCCATTCTCAGATCACTTGTCAGGGGTCATGCTGAACCTGTTGATAGAATAAACATCATAAATGGTATCATGAGCCCTGCAGACACCTCAGAGATAAAGAATATTCTTGAAGGAATCGGCGTGGATTTTCTCATGATAACCGATAACTCTGAGTCCCTTGACGAACCATTTGATGGTGACCCGTATTTTATAACACGTCACGGAACATCCATCCATGAAATAGCTGGTGCAGGTAGCTCCATGGCCACCCTTAACCTTGGGGGGTACGGTGGAGGGGAGTTCCTGGAAAAGAAATACGGGGTTAAAAACATTGAACTCCAGATCCCTGCAGGTCTTGGAGGTACAGATAAATTTTTAGGGGTCCTCCTTGATCTTTTCCATTCAGATATTTCCCGCTCCATCAGGAGGGAGCGGGGTAGACTGATGGATGCGATGATAGATTCCCATCAGTACACCTCAGGAAGGAGAGTGGCCATATTTGCAGACCCAGCATATGCTGTTGCATTAACATCGCTGGTACTTGAGATGGGAATGCAGCCGTACGTTTTCACAGGTTCCAGGAGCAGATACTTCCATGAAAAAATCAGCCAGCTCCAGAGTAAATGGGGGTCCCGATTTCTGGCACGGAGTGGGGTTGATATATTTGGCTTAAGGGAAAACCTTGCTGGCAGAGAGATCGACGTCCTTATAGGAAACTCCCACTGCGCAAGGGTAGCCAGGGAACTTGGAGTGCCCCTCATGAGGATTGGATTCCCGGTTTACGATAGGGTGGGGTCCCAGAGAATAAGAATAGCAGGATACGCCGGGGGGATAGCCTTTGTTGACTCCCTCACAAA
- the nifE gene encoding nitrogenase iron-molybdenum cofactor biosynthesis protein NifE, with the protein MNHSTGNCSSKENFSAGTAGDLKVEEVPEAVIETLSPRKEHFTRSCSGSGPRCNRESLPGMVTQRSCVYGGARVVLMPITDAAHLVHGPVGCAACTWDIRGSRSSGSELYRMGFSTGLEEKDVVFGGEDKLLECILEISEIHSPSAIFVYSTCVSGVIGDDIAAVCRTAENKTGRWVIPVQSEGFRSFNKSLGHQLACDVILRHIIGRGDAEVRENSVNLVGEFNVAGDLWEIKGLLEKMGICVVSSITGDSTVAEISEAHTAQLNIVQCSKSSGYIAEEMKRKYGIPYINVNFFGIKETMDSLLSISDFFGLSDEKWISSMAEKTYRIIRGYRRALEGKKVAIYVGGNKAWSLIRAFGDLGMEVIMSGTQNGLPEDYLKIMEKSGRELILFDDANPVELSELLRKYRPDLLVSGAKEKYLSYKLGIPFCEFNHDRIKPFSGFGGFLNFAEEVKRTLESPIWTIASKKRLSGPGGMSGGA; encoded by the coding sequence ATGAACCACAGCACTGGAAACTGCAGCAGTAAAGAGAATTTTTCAGCGGGCACCGCAGGTGATCTAAAGGTTGAGGAGGTCCCTGAAGCGGTTATAGAGACACTCTCCCCCAGAAAAGAACACTTCACAAGGAGCTGCAGCGGGTCAGGGCCACGCTGTAATCGTGAATCACTTCCAGGCATGGTAACCCAGAGGTCATGTGTTTATGGGGGGGCGAGGGTTGTCCTCATGCCCATAACGGATGCAGCCCACCTTGTGCATGGACCTGTGGGATGCGCTGCATGCACCTGGGACATCAGGGGAAGCAGAAGCTCAGGGTCTGAACTCTACAGGATGGGATTCTCAACTGGTCTTGAGGAAAAGGATGTGGTGTTTGGGGGGGAGGATAAACTCCTTGAATGTATACTGGAGATAAGTGAAATTCACTCCCCCTCAGCCATATTCGTCTACTCCACATGTGTTTCAGGCGTTATAGGGGACGACATAGCGGCTGTATGCAGAACAGCAGAAAACAAAACAGGAAGATGGGTAATACCGGTGCAGTCTGAGGGATTCAGAAGCTTCAACAAGTCACTCGGCCACCAGCTAGCCTGCGATGTTATTCTCAGACACATAATAGGGCGTGGAGATGCTGAAGTCAGGGAAAACTCGGTTAACCTTGTGGGTGAGTTCAATGTTGCAGGGGACCTCTGGGAGATAAAGGGTCTACTTGAGAAAATGGGTATTTGCGTGGTTTCATCCATAACCGGTGACTCAACAGTGGCTGAAATCTCAGAAGCCCACACAGCGCAGCTTAACATTGTACAGTGCAGCAAGTCATCAGGTTACATTGCAGAGGAGATGAAGAGGAAATACGGGATACCCTACATAAATGTCAATTTTTTTGGCATAAAAGAGACCATGGATTCTCTCCTATCAATTTCAGATTTCTTTGGTCTCAGCGATGAAAAATGGATCAGCTCAATGGCAGAAAAAACATATAGAATCATCAGGGGCTACAGGAGAGCCCTTGAGGGTAAAAAGGTGGCAATATACGTGGGCGGTAACAAGGCATGGTCCCTTATAAGGGCATTCGGGGACCTTGGAATGGAGGTGATAATGAGCGGAACCCAGAATGGGCTCCCTGAAGACTACCTGAAGATAATGGAGAAGTCAGGAAGGGAACTGATACTCTTTGATGATGCAAATCCAGTTGAACTTTCAGAACTGCTGCGAAAGTACAGGCCTGATCTGCTTGTTTCAGGGGCCAAGGAAAAATATCTCTCCTATAAGCTTGGAATACCCTTCTGTGAATTTAACCATGACAGGATAAAACCATTCTCAGGCTTTGGAGGATTCCTGAATTTTGCCGAGGAGGTTAAAAGAACCCTGGAAAGTCCCATATGGACTATTGCCAGCAAAAAAAGGTTATCAGGACCAGGAGGTATGTCAGGTGGAGCATAG
- a CDS encoding nitrogenase component 1 encodes MPEINVMERGRELVINPLVTCQPFGAMFATLGIRRGLPLVHGSQGCSTFVRYGLNRHFREPAEIAVTSLHEDAAVFGGRSNIINGVKNLVKRLRPDLVGIVTTCSSEIIGDDVDGFMRVAETELRDELGDRFQTKLVHISTPSFVENHFRGYGNAIKSFIETLAREDGDCNHRLNVIPGIVNPGDIREIKHILGLMGIDHIILTDTSDPFDSPLRPSKTEKMPFYPRGGTRVSEIEDSSSSIGTVTMTMYGDEAVNTLEKRFGVPGEYSIPVGVRNTDEFVRTVARISESDVNDELLDERGILIDSMADLSSRYLSGRTAAVYGDPDMVAGISRFLCELGMVPLHTCTGTDNQLFLDRMKTVASEAGERINVMIKSDLRALEAKLAEEPVDLMIGNSDGRLIAQDLGIPLVRVGYPVYDRVGYQRVPITGYRGAVNLINRITNTVLREYYEPQHWKLQQ; translated from the coding sequence ATGCCAGAAATAAACGTGATGGAGAGGGGAAGGGAACTTGTGATAAACCCCCTCGTGACCTGCCAGCCATTCGGTGCAATGTTCGCAACACTGGGTATAAGGAGGGGGCTGCCCCTGGTTCACGGCTCCCAGGGCTGCAGCACCTTTGTGAGATACGGGCTTAACAGACACTTCAGAGAACCCGCAGAGATAGCCGTCACATCGCTTCATGAGGACGCTGCCGTATTCGGAGGTAGAAGTAACATAATAAACGGTGTTAAAAACCTTGTGAAGAGACTCAGACCCGACCTTGTGGGAATTGTAACCACCTGCTCAAGTGAAATAATAGGGGATGACGTGGATGGTTTCATGAGGGTCGCTGAGACTGAACTGAGGGATGAACTTGGAGACAGGTTCCAGACAAAACTGGTCCACATATCAACACCCAGCTTCGTTGAAAACCACTTCAGGGGATACGGAAATGCCATAAAATCATTCATAGAGACCCTCGCCAGGGAGGATGGAGACTGTAACCATAGGCTCAACGTGATACCGGGTATAGTTAACCCTGGCGACATAAGGGAGATAAAACACATCCTGGGCCTTATGGGCATTGACCATATCATACTCACTGATACCTCAGATCCCTTTGATTCCCCACTCAGACCATCAAAAACAGAGAAGATGCCATTCTACCCCCGTGGAGGAACACGGGTTTCTGAAATAGAGGACTCATCAAGCAGTATTGGAACAGTGACAATGACCATGTATGGTGATGAAGCAGTGAATACACTTGAAAAGCGATTCGGGGTACCGGGTGAGTACTCCATACCAGTGGGGGTCCGCAATACAGATGAATTTGTTCGCACGGTAGCCAGGATTTCAGAGAGTGATGTGAATGATGAACTGCTCGATGAAAGAGGCATCCTGATTGACTCAATGGCGGACCTCAGTTCAAGGTACCTCTCTGGAAGAACAGCCGCGGTCTACGGGGACCCTGACATGGTTGCGGGAATATCAAGGTTCCTCTGTGAACTTGGGATGGTTCCACTCCACACTTGCACAGGAACAGATAACCAACTATTCCTTGATAGGATGAAGACAGTGGCATCTGAGGCAGGTGAAAGGATAAATGTCATGATAAAATCAGATCTCAGGGCACTTGAGGCGAAACTCGCAGAGGAACCTGTTGACCTCATGATAGGAAACTCAGATGGCAGACTCATAGCCCAGGACCTTGGAATACCCCTTGTGAGGGTTGGCTACCCGGTATATGACAGGGTGGGCTATCAGAGGGTGCCCATCACAGGCTACAGGGGGGCAGTGAATCTCATAAACAGAATAACAAACACAGTACTCAGGGAATACTATGAACCACAGCACTGGAAACTGCAGCAGTAA
- the nifH gene encoding nitrogenase iron protein, whose protein sequence is MVRKIAIYGKGGIGKSTTQQNTAAAMSYFHGKNVMIHGCDPKADSTRLILGGKMQTTMMDTLRELGESACTPDKVIETGFGGIKCVESGGPEPGVGCAGRGVITAITLMERHGVYENDLDFVFFDVLGDVVCGGFAMPVRDGKAEEIYIVASGEMMALYAANNICKGMVKYARQSGVRLGGIICNSRNVDGERELLEEFCDRIGTQMIHFVPRDNIVQKAEFNKKSVIEFDPECNQSQEYRELARKIIENKDFVIPEPMTMDEMEDLVVKYGVLD, encoded by the coding sequence ATGGTACGTAAAATTGCAATATATGGTAAGGGTGGGATAGGAAAATCCACAACACAGCAGAACACTGCAGCGGCGATGAGTTACTTCCATGGAAAGAACGTCATGATCCATGGATGCGACCCCAAGGCAGACAGTACACGCCTGATACTGGGCGGTAAAATGCAGACAACAATGATGGACACCCTGCGTGAACTTGGAGAGAGTGCATGCACACCAGACAAGGTTATAGAAACAGGATTTGGAGGTATAAAGTGTGTTGAATCAGGAGGTCCAGAACCCGGTGTAGGATGCGCAGGCAGGGGTGTCATAACCGCCATAACCCTCATGGAGAGACATGGGGTATATGAAAATGACCTGGACTTTGTATTCTTTGATGTTCTGGGGGATGTGGTATGCGGGGGCTTTGCAATGCCAGTAAGAGACGGAAAGGCAGAGGAAATATACATTGTTGCATCAGGTGAGATGATGGCACTCTATGCAGCCAACAACATCTGCAAGGGCATGGTGAAATATGCCAGACAGAGCGGAGTCAGACTTGGAGGGATAATATGCAACAGCAGAAACGTTGACGGCGAAAGGGAACTCCTTGAAGAATTCTGTGATAGAATAGGGACACAGATGATACACTTCGTGCCAAGGGACAACATTGTACAGAAGGCAGAATTCAACAAGAAGTCTGTCATAGAATTCGACCCTGAATGCAACCAGTCACAGGAATACCGGGAACTCGCAAGAAAAATAATTGAAAACAAGGATTTCGTGATACCAGAACCCATGACAATGGATGAAATGGAGGACCTCGTTGTAAAATACGGGGTTCTGGATTAG